A region of Coleofasciculaceae cyanobacterium DNA encodes the following proteins:
- a CDS encoding zinc ribbon domain-containing protein gives ANHKLAKAISDCGWGEFLRQLEYKAKWHDRKIGAIDRWFPSSKRCNPCGHVLDKLPLNIREWNCPSCKSLNLRDYNSSLNILAVGQTVFASGLSSDGDGSKTDLVNLG, from the coding sequence TGGCGAATCATAAACTCGCAAAAGCAATCAGTGATTGCGGATGGGGTGAATTTTTGCGCCAATTAGAATATAAAGCTAAATGGCATGACCGTAAAATTGGAGCAATTGATAGATGGTTTCCATCATCAAAACGCTGCAATCCATGCGGTCACGTTTTAGACAAGCTGCCTCTGAATATCAGAGAGTGGAATTGTCCTAGCTGTAAGAGCTTGAACTTAAGGGACTACAATAGTTCACTTAACATTTTAGCGGTCGGTCAGACCGTGTTTGCTTCAGGACTAAGCTCTGACGGGGATGGGTCAAAGACCGATCTAGTCAACTTGGGTTGA
- a CDS encoding Crp/Fnr family transcriptional regulator produces MSIVSTYQRLSPHLEEISLTSGQVVHQSCETITEVYFPQSAIFSSIIVMSDESTTEICSVSNEGMVGLAAILGNNSLTTNSVVQISGTALKLSADVIRKEFQKGEELQLQLLLYTQAYLAHISQIAACSSLHNIEQRLARLLLLIHDCLQQDTLPLTQKYISLMLKVRRASITDIAISFQSQKIIQYSRGKIIILNRFKLEAIACECYSKIKCEYERLPKSKLISKIKY; encoded by the coding sequence GTGTCAATAGTCTCTACTTATCAACGTTTATCTCCACATCTAGAAGAAATATCTCTAACTTCTGGACAAGTTGTACATCAATCTTGCGAAACCATTACGGAAGTATATTTTCCTCAAAGCGCGATCTTTTCTTCGATAATTGTCATGTCCGATGAATCTACTACCGAAATTTGTTCAGTGAGTAATGAAGGCATGGTAGGATTAGCCGCAATTTTAGGCAATAATTCTCTTACCACCAACTCGGTAGTGCAAATATCGGGTACGGCATTAAAACTCTCAGCAGATGTAATTAGAAAGGAGTTTCAAAAAGGTGAGGAATTGCAGTTGCAGCTGCTACTTTACACTCAAGCTTATTTAGCCCATATTTCTCAAATTGCTGCCTGTAGCTCGCTACACAATATTGAACAGAGACTGGCTAGACTACTACTATTAATTCATGACTGCCTACAGCAAGACACTTTACCACTTACCCAGAAATATATCTCTCTGATGCTAAAGGTGCGTCGCGCCAGCATTACCGACATCGCCATCTCTTTTCAGTCACAAAAAATTATTCAGTATAGTCGGGGCAAGATTATAATTTTAAACCGTTTTAAATTAGAAGCGATCGCTTGTGAATGTTACTCTAAGATTAAATGCGAGTACGAGCGGTTACCTAAAAGTAAGTTGATTAGTAAGATTAAGTATTAA
- a CDS encoding Crp/Fnr family transcriptional regulator: MMTDQAAQPINHILTALPESEYQRIAPHLKPVNLSSGEILLEPHVSTEKIYFPLRAMISLVSIMIDGSTTEIGLIGNEGMIGLPAVLGGGSTTSRSIVQISGSALEVSAEIIRQEFLRGEKLQQLLLLYTQALLTQVSQSAACNRQHNIEKRLARWLLSVHDCMLQDEICLTQEFIANMLGTRRSGVTVAAGILQQAGMIRYSRGKIIILEQKKLEKTACECYRLVQNEFIRLLGSRRG; the protein is encoded by the coding sequence ATGATGACCGATCAAGCCGCTCAACCAATCAATCACATCTTAACAGCCCTACCAGAATCAGAATATCAGCGTATAGCTCCTCATCTGAAGCCCGTGAATCTAAGTAGCGGAGAAATTCTTTTAGAGCCTCACGTAAGTACCGAGAAAATTTACTTTCCGCTGCGAGCAATGATTTCATTGGTGTCGATTATGATCGATGGGTCAACCACTGAAATTGGTTTGATTGGCAATGAAGGTATGATTGGTTTGCCTGCCGTTTTGGGGGGTGGTTCTACCACTAGCCGTTCAATCGTACAGATTTCTGGTTCAGCACTAGAAGTATCCGCAGAAATTATTCGTCAAGAGTTTTTGCGTGGTGAAAAGCTGCAACAGTTATTGCTGCTGTATACCCAAGCGCTGCTAACTCAAGTTTCTCAAAGTGCTGCCTGCAATCGTCAACACAATATAGAAAAACGACTGGCTCGCTGGTTACTATCGGTTCATGACTGTATGTTACAAGATGAAATTTGCCTGACTCAAGAGTTTATTGCCAATATGCTGGGTACGCGTCGTTCAGGAGTTACAGTAGCAGCAGGTATCCTGCAACAAGCAGGTATGATTCGCTATAGTCGTGGTAAAATCATCATTCTCGAGCAAAAAAAATTGGAGAAAACAGCCTGCGAATGTTATCGATTGGTGCAAAACGAATTTATACGTTTGTTAGGTTCTCGCAGAGGATAG
- a CDS encoding homoserine dehydrogenase — MAFKIGLLGYGTVGTGTAKILLDPAGRNNLLREIVIAKVGVRSLDKPRSPELPSGVLTTDLESVVSDPEIDLVVELLGGLEPSRSLILKAIDHGKHIVTANKAVIARHGEEIFTAANQAGVYVLLEAAVGGGIPIIKPLKQSLGVNRIQTVIGIINGTTNYILTQMTQEGADFDEVLAQAQKLGYAEADPSADVDGYDAADKIAILAAIAFNGRIKREDISCEGIRQINATDISYADDLGFVIKLLAIAKANTNNDSLQVRVHPTLVSKDHPLANVNNVYNAILVEGEPLGQVMFFGPGAGQGATASAVVSDIINIVGILQTSNASQKLDPMLRCSHEHFKQLTPITEIDSRFYARFLCQDVSGVIGHLGTSFGKHNVSLESVVQIGFRQDLAEIVVVTHNVQEGNFRKALKEIENLESIDSIPSILRVL; from the coding sequence GTGGCTTTCAAGATTGGTTTGTTAGGATACGGTACGGTTGGAACAGGGACAGCAAAGATTTTATTAGATCCTGCGGGACGCAATAATCTGCTGCGAGAAATTGTCATAGCCAAAGTCGGGGTACGATCGCTCGATAAACCGCGATCGCCCGAACTACCATCAGGAGTGTTAACCACCGATTTAGAATCAGTTGTCAGCGATCCTGAAATCGATCTGGTCGTGGAATTATTAGGCGGACTCGAACCTTCGCGATCGCTGATTCTCAAGGCAATAGACCACGGTAAACATATTGTTACGGCCAATAAAGCTGTAATTGCCCGTCATGGTGAGGAGATTTTTACCGCAGCTAATCAAGCAGGAGTATACGTTTTACTTGAAGCAGCAGTTGGAGGCGGAATTCCCATAATTAAGCCGCTTAAGCAGTCTTTAGGAGTCAATCGAATTCAAACCGTCATTGGAATTATTAACGGCACAACCAACTATATTCTGACCCAAATGACGCAAGAAGGAGCAGACTTTGATGAAGTTCTGGCACAAGCACAAAAGTTGGGCTATGCCGAAGCCGATCCCAGCGCCGATGTAGATGGTTATGATGCTGCTGATAAAATTGCTATCCTAGCTGCGATCGCTTTTAACGGCAGGATTAAGCGAGAAGATATTTCCTGCGAAGGCATTCGCCAAATCAACGCTACCGATATTAGCTATGCTGACGATTTGGGTTTTGTCATCAAGCTATTGGCGATCGCTAAAGCTAACACCAACAATGATTCTCTTCAGGTGAGAGTTCATCCGACTCTAGTATCAAAAGACCATCCCTTAGCCAACGTCAACAACGTTTATAACGCTATTCTGGTTGAAGGTGAACCACTGGGACAAGTAATGTTTTTTGGGCCTGGTGCGGGTCAAGGAGCAACGGCTAGCGCAGTCGTATCAGATATCATCAATATTGTGGGTATTTTACAAACCAGCAACGCTTCGCAAAAACTCGACCCGATGCTACGTTGTTCCCATGAGCATTTTAAACAGCTTACTCCCATTACAGAGATAGACTCCCGTTTTTATGCTCGTTTTCTTTGCCAAGATGTCTCTGGAGTAATTGGTCATTTGGGAACTAGCTTCGGCAAGCATAACGTTAGCTTGGAATCTGTAGTACAAATCGGTTTTCGCCAAGATTTAGCGGAGATTGTTGTCGTCACCCATAATGTTCAAGAAGGTAACTTCCGTAAAGCATTAAAAGAAATTGAAAACTTAGAATCAATCGATAGCATTCCGAGTATTTTAAGAGTGTTATAG